The sequence below is a genomic window from Rhinopithecus roxellana isolate Shanxi Qingling chromosome 19, ASM756505v1, whole genome shotgun sequence.
AAAATAGATGAGCTTGTAGTCTAgtagagaagaaatagaaatctatATGGCACATGGAAGAGTAACTACAAAATAAAGTACATAAGAGATGCCCAGACCTTGGGAACTCAGGAGAGGGAGAAATACCTTCTAACTGGAAGTTTACAGAAGACTCCAAGGAGGAGATGAGGCAGGCCTTGAAGACTGTGACTGTATCTGAAAATATTAATGCGTTTGACAAGAACCTGGGGCAATGAGGAGGAATGTTGACGGTCTttgattttgaaagaagtttaaCTTTTCACGTGAACGTTATATTTTGTTGTTAGTATAACAGCCTGGAGCAGCTGTGCATCAACTTCACCAATGAGAAACTGCAACAGTTTTTCAACCACCACATGTTCGTGCTGGAGCAGGAGGAGTACAAGAAGGAAGGCATCGAGTGGACGTTCATCGACTTCGGGATGGACCTGGCTGCCTGCATCGAGCTCATCGAGAAGGTATCCAGTACCATCCCCACCATCAGCTCTTCTCACAGACTCTTCTGCTCGTTACGGCAGCTCACATTTACCCCTCTGCACTTTGCCTTCAATCCAGCCTATGGGCATCTTCTCCATCCTGGAAGAGGAGTGCATGTTCCCCAAGGCAACAGACACCTCCTTCAAGAACAAGCTGTATGACCAGCATCTTGGAAAGTCCAACAACTTCCAGAAGCCCAAGGTGGTCAAAGGCAGGGCCGAGGCCCACTTCTCATTGATCCACTATGCGGGCACCGTGGACTACAGCGTCTCAGGCTGGCTGGAGAAGAACAAGGACCCTCTGAATGAGACCGTGGTCGGGCTGTACCAGAAGTCCTCCAACAGGCTCCTGGCACACCTCTATGCCACGTTTGCCACAGCGGATGGTAACAGGAGTGCTATGTGTTCATGTGATCTCCCTCCATGTGTTCCGCAGTAACAAAAAACCTTTTAGATGCACTTGTAACACGTGCCCTCCTTTATTGCTTTCAGCTGACAGTGGAAAGAAGAAAGTGGCCAAGAAGAAGGGTTCTTCGTTCCAAACTGTCTCTGCCCTTTTCAGGGTAAGAAAAATACAAGTTTATTTGCTTATGATTGGTTTAAGTCATATCAAAATGAGCAATGTTGAGATTCTAAACTTGGTTTGTTCGAGAGTAGTAGTGTTGTCTTAATCTGATTACTGTCACTTACTGAGGTGAAGTGACAGACgatgaaatataataaatatggtcTAACCAGTGTGGGATGACAATATCACTATTATCTTATACCAAAGATAGCTGAGTTGGCTGGTCTGAGTTTCCAGCACAAACTCTCCAATTTTCCTAAAGGAAACCAGCAATAGATCTCACGCTTCTAGTGGATTCATCCCCTGAGTTGATTTCAGAAAGCATTTTGTACTTGGCGAGCCTCTGGCTCACTGGGAGACAAAAGACAATTGTATCAGTTACTAGCCTCCACCTCCAGCCATAGGACCGTTAAAAGACTGAGttaggccgggcgtagtggctcacgcctgtaatcccagcactttcagaggctgaggcgggcagatcacgaggtcaggagatcgagaccatcctggctaacatggtgaaacccccgtcttcattaaaaatacaaaaaatcagctgggcgtggtggcatgtgcctgtagtcccagttactgaggaggctgaggcaggaaaattgcttgaacctgagaggtagaggttgcagtgcaccaagatcaagcccctgcactccagcctgggcaacagggcaagactccatctcaaaaaaaaaaaaaaaaaagacagagttaAATCATTTCACTATCCTTTAGAacttataataaattttaaacatagaTATTATTTTCATTACAATGGATCTCTGTCTTCATAAAAACCTACAGTAGGCTggcaaatgtctttttattttcttcttcttttaggaAAACCTGAATAAGCTGATGTCAAATTTAAGAACTACTCACCCTCACTTTGTGCGTTGTATAATTCCCAATGAAACTAAAACTCCAGGTGAGACACCTGCTGGCTTGCTAGGTGGTGCTCAGTTTTTAAGAAATTCTATGTCAGGCTGATATCTCGCTTCTGTTCCCAGGGGCTATGGAACACAGCCTTGTCCTGCACCAGCTGCGGTGTAATGGTGTCCTGGAGGGTATCCGCATCTGCAGAAAAGGATTCCCAAACAGGATTCTCTACGGGGATTTTAAACAAAGGTCTATAATAAACATGTTCTACATGCTTGGGGATGAGATGTATGAATACTGGAATTTGAGAGGGAGAAAGATTGGTATGAAAAGAGCAGTTATGGACCTCCAtgcaaactgaacaacctaccATTTGACCGAgtcatatatatttgtttgttccATGGTTTTCTCTGGAATTTATCTGATATACAAAATGGCAGGAAAAGCTCCGGCCGAAGAGTCAAGAGATCTAGATTCTAGACTGCTGTTGAGCAATGTGACTCCTGAGCTAGTTTCTTCATCTCCAGGGACCTTGGCCTTCTGCCTATAGGAAGAGAGGCCTGAACTGCATGTTCTCTAAGGTTTGTGTCTTTGCCAACAGTCTGTGATGATTTCCATGTCTACAATGCAGATACCGAGTGCTCAATGCCAGCGCAATCCCTGAGGGACAATTCATTGACAGCAAGAAAGCCTGTGAAAAGCTTCTGGCATCCATTGATATTGACCACACTCAGTACAAATTTGGACATACCAAGGTAATACATCAGTTCTGACAGATGCTGGCCTCTTTGTCCTCTTGACACAGCTTCTCCAGGAAACTGACTTGTGTCACCTTCTGCCCCATAAGGTGTTCTTTAAGGCTGGCTTGCTGGGAACCCTGGAAGAGATGAGGGATGACCGCCTGGCCAAACTGATCACCCGGACACAGGCTGTGTGCAGAGGGTTCCTTATGCGTGTGGAATTCCAGAAGATGGTGCAGAGGAGGTCCAGCAGGGTCTTTGTTCAAATATGAGCTCTTTGGGGAAAGGGAGTCTCTCTCAGAAATAAGCAATGTCTTGTTTTTAGGGAGTCCATCTTCTGCATCCAGTACAACATTCGCTCATTCATGAACGTCAAGCACTGGCCCTGGATGAAACTATTCTTCAAGATTAAGCCCCTCCTCAAGAGTGCGGAGACCGAGAAAGAGATGGCCACCATGAAGGAAGAATTCCAGAAAACCAAGGATGAACTCGCCAAGTCGGAGGCAAAAAGGAAGGAGCTAGAGGAAAAACTGGTAACTCTGGTCCAAGAGAAGAATGACCTGCAGCTCCAAGTCCAAGCTGTATGTGTttagcaacctttttttttttttttttaactcttctagatttgattatttatttagaaacattgGGTTATTGGtggggttttttgctttttagttgaAATGTTTCATAAAGAACTTCATATATAGCAAAATACTGGAATGTTGCAAACCTTATATCattaaaggaaattattattctttcttttttaaggaaagTGAAAATTTGTTGGATGCCGAGGAAAGATGCGATCAGCTGATCAAAGCCAAATTCCAGCTCGAGGCCAAGATCAAAGAGGTGACAGAGAGAGCTGAGGATGAGGAAGAGATCAATGCTGAGCTGACAGCCAAGAAGAGGAAACTGGAGGATGAATGTTCAGAACTCAAGAAAGACATTGATGACCTTGAGTTGACCCTGGCCAAGGTTGAGAAGGAGAAACATGCCACAGAGAACAAGGTATTCTTTTTTTAGGTGTGTCTAGCTTGATATAGTCATTGCAAACTAAACTCTAAGCTTATAATTGCCTGTGGATTCTTCTTAGGTTAAAAACCTTACTGAGGAACTCTCCGGATTAGATGAAACAATTGCAAAGTTAACCAGGGAGAAGAAGGCCCTCCAAGAGGCCCACCAGCAGGCTTTGGATGACCTCCAAGCTGAAGAAGACAAAGTCAATTCTTTGAACAAAACCAAGAGCAAACTGGAACAGCAAGTGGAAGACGTAAGTAAATAATGCTCATCAGGACACCTAGAACTCTAGGGTTGGAAGAGCCCTCAAGGGTCCTCTTGCAAAGCATTTGTTCCAAAAGGAAATGGTGCCTTTTTCAGCTGGAAAGTTCCCTAGAACAAGAAAAGAAGCTCCGCGTAGACCTggaaaggaacaaaaggaaattGGAAGGAGACTTGAAGCTTGCCCAAGAGTCCATATTAGATCTGGAGAATGACAAGCAACAGCTGGACGAAAGGCTCAAGAAGTATGCCCCTCAACCACTGGCTTCCATTTTGCAAGTTACTCTGTATTTTATCTTCATGCATTCTCCATTTCTCTTCACAGGAAAGATTTTGAATATTGTCAACTTCAAAGCAAAGTGGAAGATGAGCAGACACTGGGCCTCCAGTTTCAGAAGAAAATCAAAGAGTTGCAGGTAGGAGCCCTCTGCATTTCTCTCTTCCATGGGAGGCCACTTCCAGTGAGCTGGGTGCTGTCTGCTATAAGTCATTCAGAGCAAGTGGGCAAGACTGTGGGGCCACCTGCCTCACGGCTCCCTTTCTGCTAGGCTGGCCTGGCCATGATGAACCGTTTCCCATAACATCTGACAAAATCCATAATTAAAGTATTTAAGTTAACAACTAAAAGTTAACATTTAGTTGAGTGGAAAATGTTCAGGTTTGGTCACTGCAGGAGTAATTACCACGTTCAGGTagaaaaaattcatgtgaaagGAAATTTGCAATATTCATTGTGGGGGGGAGTATAAGACTCAGTTTGTCTAATGGGAAGGGAAACCAGCCTGTTTTTGACAATCAGAGTCTCCGTGGGGAACCGACTGCCCACGGGGTGAACTGCTGCCCTCTACAGGCTCGAATTGAGGAGCTGGAAGAGGAGATAGAGGCAGAGAGGGCGACCCGCGCGAAGACAGAGAAACAGCGCAGCGACTATGCCCGGGAGCTGGAGGAGCTGAGCGAGCGGCTGGAGGAGGCGGGAGGCGTCACCTCCACGCAGATAGAGCTCAATAAGAAGCGGGAGGCAGAGTTCCTGAAGCTGCGCAGGGACCTAGAGGAGGCCACCCTGCAGCACGAAGCCATGGTGGCCACGCTGAGGAAGAAGCATGCGGATAGTGTGGCAGAGCTCGGGGAGCAGATTGACAACCTGCAGCGGGTGAAGCAGAagctggagaaggagaagagCGAGTTCAAGCTGGAGATTGATGACCTCTCCAGCAGCATGGAGAGTGTGTCCAAATCTAAGGTGCTGTGAGGGGTGGGGGCGGCTCAAGGCTTTCCATCAGAGAGACTCCGTGGTCATTCAAACCTGACTTTGCCAACTGACTTTGCTCCCCTTTCTGAATCCTTCAGGCAAATCTGGAAAAAATCTGCCGAATGCTGGAGGATCAGTTAAGTGAGGCCAGGGGCAAGAATGAGGAAATTCAGAGGAGCCTGAGTGAGCTGACCACACAGAAGTCTCGTTTGCAGACCGAGGCTGGTGAGCAGAAAACTGGTGGGGCCAAAACCTCCTGGCACCCAGTGGGCACAGCTGGCCAAAACCAAGGGTAGGGTGTGTTGGGGGGAGAATCTCTAGGGAAGAATCTTTTCAGGagagaagaaattgaaataactcagaaagagTCATTTGAAATAGCCTGAAGGGAGAGAACATGAAGAGTTGAGtaagaacaagagagaaagaggagtagACCAGAAAGAGAAGGGGCTCAAAATATCATCTCattcaaactctttcaaaattaatataaactTGCATCAAACAGACTCTGATGGGCAGAAATGAGACTAGAAACTAAGAGCCGGGGTCTTGCTACTTCTTTCCGCACCTTAACTCCAATATTCGTTGTCTGCATCCAAGTTTTTGAGAATAAAGGGAGAAACATGGCCACTGTTTAAAGGTCCTGgtgtataataaaaatgtaagggaggccaggtgtggtggctcacgcctgtcaacccagcactttgggaggccaagccgggcagatcacctgacgtcaggagttcgagaccagcctggctgacgtggttaaaccccgtttctactaaaaatacaaaaattgccagatgcagtggctcacacctgtaatcccagcactttgggaggccgaggcaggcggatcaagaggccaggagatcgagaccatcctgactaacacggtgaaaccccatctctactaaagatacaaaaaattagccgggcgtggtggcgggcgcctgtagtcccagctactcgagaggctgaggcgggagaatggcgtgaacccgggaggcagagcttgcagtgagccgagatcgcaccactgcactccagcctgggcaacagagcgagactctgtctcaaaaaaaaaaaaaaaaaaaagaaagaaagaaaaatacaaaaattagcaaggcatagtggtgggcacctgtaatcccagctacttgggaggccgaggcaggagaatcgcttgaacctaggaggcggaggttgcagtgagccgagactgtaccactgcactcctgcctgggcaacaagagtgaaactctgtctcaaaaaacaaaaagtaagggAAGTTTATTTGGGGTTTTTGCCTAGAAAATGTGGCTCCACCCAGCCCTGGTGCATCCTCACAGGTGACTCCATCCTTGGCTGGCAGTCACAgccaagacaatgaagaaaagaagtttggtagccactttttttttttttttgggatggagtctcactctgtcacccagactggagtgcaatggcatgtctcagctcactgcaaacttggcctcccaggttcaagtgattctcctgcctcagcctcctgagtagctgggactacagacacatgccaccacacacggctaatttttatatttttagtagagacgggggtttcactgtgttggccaggctggtctcgacctcctgacctcgtgatccacctgcctcggcctcccaaagtgctgggattacaggtgtgagccactgcgcccggcctatagtaGCCACTTTTACAGTCATGTTGGAGGATTCACCTCTGAAATCATAAAGCCCCATTCCATGTTTTTCTCTTACCTCTTTGTAAGCATATAAACTTGAACTTACCCCATTCACTCAAGAGTCTAACCATAGATATAAAGCTCTAAGTATTTCTCTATGTATTTGTTGATAACAAATCAACAAACAGCTGGAAACACCTGCCACTGGAAAGGTCTGATGTGAGTTATTAGGTGCTCCTGGTAATATTTACATTTACAGTTCTtctcaatggatttttttttttttttggacggacaTCAGTCCCACCTTCCAGTAGTTTACAACAATATCTTAATCAGTTCTGCTGTCAGTTTCCTTTTCATAAACAGTATACCTTCTCCCTCAAGAAGAAACTATACCttatccttttctctctccccagaTCTTAGCACAGTGCCTTACACGTAATAGAAACttgatgagtgaatgagtgaatgaatgaaatgaaagtgTTTCCTTCTGGACACAGGTGAGCTGAGTCGTCagctggaagaaaaggaaagcataGTATCCCAGCTTTCCAGGAGCAAGCAAGCATTTACCCAGCAAATAGAAGAGCTCAAGAGGCAGCTGGAGGAAGAGAACAAGGTACATCATTGAAGGGAAGCTTCTTTgctcagatttttaaatatcaccTGCGGGAGGAAAAATAATAGGCAACTTCATTCAGTAGGTGGTGACAGAAGGGACACACTTGGATTGCATCATGCACTTGGCACTGAATGTATCAGGTGCTCTACTCTTTTTAACTTCTGCAGGCCAAGAACGCCCTGGCGCACGCCCTGCAGTCCTCCCGCCACGACTGCGACCTGCTGCGGGAACAGTatgaggaggagcaggaaggcaAAGCTGAACTGCAGAGGGCGCTGTCCAAGGCCAACAGTGAGGTTGCTCAGTGGAGGACCAAATACGAGACGGACGCCATTCAGCGCAcagaggagctggaggaggccaAGTGCGCAGCTCTGTTTGCTTTTAGAAGAACTACTTGGGAATGAATTcgatgaatttatttttattactagaCGTTTCCCCATCTCATCTGTCTTTAAATGCGGTGCTGGGCCATTAGAGGGACCTGGCGTTAGCAcgttttattaaaacaaacaactttGATCTTGGTTAGACACAAGGCAAGTTATTAATCCCAGATTTTAAGTAGACAGGAAATTCTCCTGGGCGTGTAGAAACACATGCGTGTCTGAATCACATAGATTAGTGATTCCAACGTGATGAATAGTGATGTTCAAGTGGATGGAAACTTAAATATCAGTTGCTTCTCTttcatatttaaggaaaaaacttGCTCAGCGCCTTCAAGATTCTGAGGAACAGGTTGAGGCAGTGAATGCTAAATGTGCTTCACTGGAGAAGACCAAGCAGAGGCTGCAAGGAGAGGTGGAGGATCTGATGGTTGATGTTGAAAGAGCCAATTCCCTGGCCGCCGCTCTGGACAAGAAGCAGAGGAACTTTGACAAGGTGTGGGGTCCGCTCTGTGCTGGGTGAATGCCATGATGCAGGGGATTTCTAGTAGCTGTGGAAGGAGGAGAATGCATCCCAGACCTGACTCTGCCCTCACCAgcagtgtggccttgggcaagtccctgaaCTTCCCCCGGctgtagtttcctcatctgcaaaaccgAATGGGAATGTGCTGGGGGTAGAGGTCCCTTTCAAATGTTGTGCATGGAAACAAACCAGTTTCTACAATGTCCGTGCAGCCCTAAGCATTTTTCCTTTCCGTACTGCTGGTCTGTCTAAGCTGAGGTCCCATTGGGAGACTTTCTGGAAGCCCTTCTTTCAAGATGGCAGATAAAGCTGACTGAAACCAATGCTTTAATGAAATATTCAGAAGCACGGGGCCATTTTTGTGTTAGGAAAAGGGCAATTATGCCCAGCTAACTCCTTCTTGAAGGATCTATTTGCTTTTTCAAGATGGCAGTTGTTCCTGACTCATTACCTTGAGTACATTTATGGAACAAAATCTTGATTAGCCCAAAAATCAATAACAAGGAGCCAGGTAAGTGATGCCAAGGGTAGCTCTAACTCTGCATTTAATTTAGTTATTTAGTATTTAGTTAGAAACCTAGAGGAGAGGTCAGAAACGCAGAGACCTTCTGTCCCGGTGTTCCAGGTGTTGGCAGAGTGGAAGACAAAGTGTGAGGAGAGCCAAGCAGAGCTGGAAGCATCCCTGAAGGAGTCCCGCTCCTTGAGCACTGAGCTCTTCAAACTGAAAAATGCCTACGAGGAAGCCTTAGATCAACTTGAAACTGTGAAACGGGAAAATAAGAACTTAGAGCGTAAGTCACTGGAAATCCTCTGAAACTTCCTCCTCTCATGCTGTATTGCTTGAGAGCAGACTGGTGTGTGCAGCTTCATCATTCAGTTTCCTACACACGTGTGTGTTAATGCACACACAGAAAGTGTTCACCATCTGACGGGTTACTTTTAGCCTCTCTCTACACAATATCTTATCTCTGGGAAACAGGAAGGCTTAGGATTATAATAAACCAGGTAAAAAGCACCGAGTCAACGCTCTGCATGTCTGGAAACACATGCAGAGGCGCTCATATGCAATTGAAACTTACTTCTTTACAGAGGAGATAGCGGATCTCACAGAACAAATTGCTGAAAATGGTAAAACCATCCATGAACtggagaaatcaagaaagcagaTTGAGCTGGAAAAGGCTGATATCCAGCTGGCTctcgaggaggcagaggtgagcgcTGGGAGGCAGGCGCAGGTGCAGACACGGTCATGGTGAGCCCCGTTCGGGGAGTCTAGCCACTCCACACTGTGTCTTCATTTTTGCCTTTGTCAAATCACAGTCCTAATACCTGCTCCTTTCCTGTCACACAGCATAACTGTGAGGCTGAATGAGAATTATCTTAAATTTATTGGAGTAGACTGTCATATTAAAATAGGCCTAAAGACaagattttacaaaatattagaTGAATTAAAATATCTACAAAGGGCTTTACGCTCCTAAGAAATATGATGATTTAAACATTATTATTGGTTGATAGTATAATGAAAACCAAGAAGCAATGAAACATAGTTTTATTTCTGCACTGAAGATAaatttgggactttttttttttttttgagatggagtttcgctcttgttgcccaggctggagtgcaatggtgctatcttggcttactgcaacctccacctcccaggttcaagtgattctcctgcctcagcctcccaagtagctgggattacacgcaggcaccaccatgcccagctaatttttgtatttttaatagagacagggtttcactatgttggtcaggctggtctcgaactcctgacctcaggtgatccgcctgccttggcctgccaaagtgctgggattacaggcgtgagccaccgctcccggccaaatTTGGGACGTTTAAAAAGTGAGTTGTGAATATTGTAGGATTAGATTTAGGGCTATTCCCCTGAAGCTTTGTTACCTTGCAGGGCAGTGCAGCTGGCTTCATACCATCATGGACACTATtcgatttgtttttgtttcttaaaggCTGCTCTTGAGCATGAAGAAGCCAAGATCCTCCGAATCCAGCTTGAACTGACACAAGTGAAATCAGAAATTGATAGAAAGATCGCCGAGAAGGATGAAGAGATTGAGCAGCTGAAGAGAAACTACCAGAGAACGGTGGAAACCATGCAGAGTGCCCTGGACGCTGAGGTGCGGAGCAGGAATGAAGCCATCCGGCTCAAGAAGAAGATGGAGGGGGACCTGAATGAAATCGAGATCCAGCTGAGCCACGCCAACCGCCAGGCGGCAGAGACCCTCAAACACCTCAGGAGTGTCCAGGGACAGCTGAAGGTTTGAGAGAACCCCTCGGGGAAAAGCCTCTCCCGTCCTCACATACTCAGAAAtgtaggggctgggcacagtggtgcacgcctgtagtcccagtgttctgggagactgaggcaagaggctcacttgggctcaggagttcgagaccagcctgggcaatatagcgaaacctcatctctacaacaaatttaaaaattagctaggcatggtggcacagcctatggtctcagctatttgggaggctgaggtgggaggattgcttgagcccaggaggcagaggttacagtaagttgagatcacaccactgcacaccagcttgggtgacagaacaagaccctgtctcaaaacaaaaacgaaaacaacaacaacttagAGATGTAGATGAGGCTCGTGGTCCTAACACCTCAACTTCAAATagaatgttcctttttctctggctaGGATACGCAGCTCCACCTGGATGATGCCCTCCGGGGCCAGGAAGACCTGAAGGAGCAGCTGGCGATCGTGGAGCGCAGAGCCAACCTGCTGCAGGCCGAGGTGGAGGAGCTGCGGGCCACTCTGGAGCAGACGGAGAGGGCCCGGAAACTGGC
It includes:
- the MYH3 gene encoding LOW QUALITY PROTEIN: myosin-3 (The sequence of the model RefSeq protein was modified relative to this genomic sequence to represent the inferred CDS: deleted 1 base in 1 codon), whose product is MSSDTEMEVFGIAAPFLRKSEKERIEAQNQPFDAKTYCFVVDSKEEYAKGKIKSSQDGKVTVETEDNRTLVVKPEDVYAMNPPKFDRIEDMAMLTHLNEPAVLYNLKDRYTSWMIYTYSGLFCVTVNPYKWLPVYNPEVVEGYRGKKRQEAPPHIFSISDNAYQFMLTDRENQSILITGESGAGKTVNTKRVIQYFATIAATGDLAKKKDFKMKGTLEDQIISANPLLEAFGNAKTVRNDNSSRFGKFIRIHFGTTGKLASADIETYLLEKSRVTFQLKAERSYHIFYQILSNKKPELIELLLITTNPYDYPFISQGEILVASIDDAEELLATDSAIDILGFTPEEKSGLYKLTGAVMHYGNMKFKQKQREEQAEPDGTEVADKTAYLMGLNSSDLLKALCFPRVKVGNEYVTKGQTVDQVHHAVNALSKSVYEKLFLWMVTRINQQLDTKLPRQHFIGVLDIAGFEIFEYNSLEQLCINFTNEKLQQFFNHHMFVLEQEEYKKEGIEWTFIDFGMDLAACIELIEKPMGIFSILEEECMFPKATDTSFKNKLYDQHLGKSNNFQKPKVVKGRAEAHFSLIHYAGTVDYSVSGWLEKNKDPLNETVVGLYQKSSNRLLAHLYATFATADADSGKKKVAKKKGSSFQTVSALFRENLNKLMSNLRTTHPHFVRCIIPNETKTPGAMEHSLVLHQLRCNGVLEGIRICRKGFPNRILYGDFKQRYRVLNASAIPEGQFIDSKKACEKLLASIDIDHTQYKFGHTKVFFKAGLLGTLEEMRDDRLAKLITRTQAVCRGFLMRVEFQKMVQRRESIFCIQYNIRSFMNVKHWPWMKLFFKIKPLLKSAETEKEMATMKEEFQKTKDELAKSEAKRKELEEKLVTLVQEKNDLQLQVQAESENLLDAEERCDQLIKAKFQLEAKIKEVTERAEDEEEINAELTAKKRKLEDECSELKKDIDDLELTLAKVEKEKHATENKVKNLTEELSGLDETIAKLTREKKALQEAHQQALDDLQAEEDKVNSLNKTKSKLEQQVEDLESSLEQEKKLRVDLERNKRKLEGDLKLAQESILDLENDKQQLDERLKKKDFEYCQLQSKVEDEQTLGLQFQKKIKELQARIEELEEEIEAERATRAKTEKQRSDYARELEELSERLEEAGGVTSTQIELNKKREAEFLKLRRDLEEATLQHEAMVATLRKKHADSVAELGEQIDNLQRVKQKLEKEKSEFKLEIDDLSSSMESVSKSKANLEKICRMLEDQLSEARGKNEEIQRSLSELTTQKSRLQTEAGELSRQLEEKESIVSQLSRSKQAFTQQIEELKRQLEEENKAKNALAHALQSSRHDCDLLREQYEEEQEGKAELQRALSKANSEVAQWRTKYETDAIQRTEELEEAKKKLAQRLQDSEEQVEAVNAKCASLEKTKQRLQGEVEDLMVDVERANSLAAALDKKQRNFDKVLAEWKTKCEESQAELEASLKESRSLSTELFKLKNAYEEALDQLETVKRENKNLEQEIADLTEQIAENGKTIHELEKSRKQIELEKADIQLALEEAEAALEHEEAKILRIQLELTQVKSEIDRKIAEKDEEIEQLKRNYQRTVETMQSALDAEVRSRNEAIRLKKKMEGDLNEIEIQLSHANRQAAETLKHLRSVQGQLKDTQLHLDDALRGQEDLKEQLAIVERRANLLQAEVEELRATLEQTERARKLAEQELLDSNERVQLLHTQNTSLIHTKKKLETDLMQLQSEVEDASRDARNAEEKAKKAITDAAMMAEELKKEQDTSAHLERMKKNLEQTVKDLQHRLDEAEQLALKGGKKQIQKLETRIRELEFELEGEQKKNTESVKGLRKYERRVKELTYQSEEDRKNVLRLQDLVDKLQVKVKSYKRQAEEADEQANAHLTKFRKAQHELEEAEERADIAESQVNKLRAKTRDFTSSRMVVHESEE